The following are encoded in a window of Panulirus ornatus isolate Po-2019 chromosome 6, ASM3632096v1, whole genome shotgun sequence genomic DNA:
- the LOC139749093 gene encoding ubiquinol-cytochrome c reductase complex assembly factor 2: protein MSRGSYRNFLRLLEKWPVDQTKSGGRDLGEHLRLRVTESFKHGDVTSVDEVECQRIYSSLSRIAKDTYAKQYPRSLSSTATGLSGEVCREIISNDFLKALEEQERGFFSRLFKRN, encoded by the exons ATGTCACGAGGGAGCTATCGGAATTTTTTAAGGCTTCTTGAAAAATGGCCAGTGGATCAGACCAAGTCAGGAGGCCG GGATCTTGGTGAACACCTTCGTCTTCGTGTCACAGAGAGCTTCAAACATGGTGATGTCACAAGTGTAGATGAAGTAGAGTGCCAGAGGATCTATTCTTCACTAAGTCGTATAGCTAAGGACACATATGCTAAACA GTATCCACGCTCACTAAGCAGCACAGCAACAGGCCTCTCTGGAGAAGTGTGTCGAGAGattatatcaaatgactttttaAAAGCTCTAGAGGAACAAGAAAGAGGGTTCTTTTCACGCCTTTTCAAAAGAAATTAA